CAGCTGCTCAAAGCACAAAGCCTGTTTATCATTATCACCGCCGAAACCAGCCTGCCCTTGGTGATGTCTGCCCTTGAGCAGCGACCGGATGATTATATGGCCAAACCGGTCACCAAAGAGGTCTTGCTGCACCGGCTGAAAAACTGGCACTAAAAAAAGCCAAAACCGCTGACATTCAGCAACAGATCCAAACCAAAAATTATCCACATGCCTTAGAACTCTGCACTCAACAGATCGAACAAGAACCGTTTAAAAACGAAGAACTGCATAAACTGGAAGCGGAAATCCATCTTAAACTGGGAGATCTGGAAAAAGCCAGTGAACTCTATCAACTCGCGCTGGCAGAACGCCCCCTCAGCTGGGCGCGTTTTGGTTTGGCTAAAATTCATTACCAACAACAAAAATACCAACAAGCCTACGATCTCTTTACTGGCTTAATTAAAGAAAACCGTTTTTATGTAGAAGCAATCGAATGGCTCGCCAACTGTCAAATAGCCTTAGATCAAACCCTTGAAGCCCAGCAAACACTGGAAAAAGTCACCGCGTTGGCACCGAAAAACATTCAACGACAAAAGAAACTGGCGAAAATATGTCAGGAAAATCAGGATGAAGCCGGTACTATTTCAGCTTTAAAAGCATGTGTTCGTCACGGCAAACACTCTTTTTTCAGAAGCTCACAAGAGTACACCCAACTCGCCGAAATCTACTTTGGCAGAAAACAACAAAACAAAGCCATGCTGTTACTCAAAGAAGCGCGAAAAATTTTCAAAACCGATGCCAAACAACTATTAAACACCCTGCTACTGGAAGCGGAACTGCAACGGCAAGAGAAACATGTTTTAGATGCAAAACGGCTGCTAAATAACATGCTACGCATGATTAAAAAAACCGACACCTATTTTGAGCAACAAACCCTACTTGGCATCGCCACACTCTGCTATCACTTAAAAGAAAAAAAATACGGTTTAGAAACCCTGAAAAAAGTGATTGAAAACAATCACGACAACCGGCAGGTGTTAGAAACAATCAATGAGCTACTAGAGAGCCTCTCGGAACACCCCTCAAAACCGATTATTTTAGAACACTCGCAACACATTTCTCAGCGTAATGACGAAGGCGTTGCCTTGTTTGAATCCGGCAAACTGCTACAAGCGCAAACCTACTTTTTAAGCCTTTCGGAGCAGATCCCTTTTAATCGTTCCATCACCATCAATACCGTCAGAATCATGATTCTTGGCATGAAGAACAACTTAGTTAGCCGAGATGTAATGAAAAAAACCCAGCAACTGCTGGCACGACTCAACACCATCGCTCCCAATGAACCGCAATTGCCCATTTTACAAAACGCCCTCAACAACCTCTAACCTCAAAAGGACAACAAACAATGGATTTTCCAGAGATCAATATTGATGTCTCTCAAGTGTTGGCCACCTCAACCCACGACATCAAACACTCACTCGGTATTCTGCTCAATCAGATCACCTCTCTGAGCAACAACAATCAAGAGATTAACCCCGACACTCAGAGCCAACTGAAACACCTCGAATACGAGATCAAACGCATCGACAACAACGTGGTTAAATCACTCACCCTCTACAAGCTCAACCAAAAACAGTATCTATTGGACATCCAACAACACTCGGTGCGCGACTGTTTTGAAGAACTGGCCGCCGAATATCAGCAGCTGATGCAGAGCAAAAACATCACCATCGAGATTCAGTGTGACGACGACCTACTCTGGTATTTTGACCGTAATTTAATCATGGGTTCGCTCTCCACTTTACTCAATAACGCCTACCGCTACAGCAAAGATAAAATTGTCCTGCACGCAGAACGAGACACCAGCACCCTCTCCCTCTACATCAAAGACAACGGCTCCGGTTACCCCACAGAGATTCTGGTTAATCCCAACAAACCAACGCAAAAAGAGAGCGGTTTTAGCTCTCACAACACCGGCCTTGGCATCTATTTCACCACTAAAATTGCCAAACTGCACCGCTTAAACGACCGCCAAGGCCACATCAGCATCAGCAATCAAGGCATCGACAACGGCGGTCAGTTTGGCATTCACCTGCCCTGAGAGCAAAAACCAGCGGATAAGCGACTCCAAAGTGGTTAAAATCAGCGCCTTTAACCACCGCCCAGAGTCCGTTTTCATGCTGCCCACCGCCCTCACCAGCCCAGACAACTTTCGTCACTCCTTTAGCGACGGCCTATTAAAACTGCTCGATTACCCCGAATTGGGCAGTTTTATTCTGGTACTGGCCAACGCACACTTTGATCAACGCCTGCAAAACCGACTACAAAAACCGCTGCAACAACGCTACCAACAGCTGAAACAGGCCGATCACAGCAGTGCCGCAGCAGACGATCTGGTGGTCTTTTCACAACTGGTTGAAATGGGGTTGGAAAACATCGAAGCAGTTCAATTTAAACAACTTGATGATTGGCAACTGCAATTTAATCCGCTGCGTGCTCTGCGCCCACAACGTCTGAGCAACAGCGTTATTGATTCACTCCAGCGTCCGTTTAACGATCAGGGCTTTCACTTTGATAAAGCCTTTCTGAAAAAAGAGATTTTTTGGTCAGGCGAACTGCTCGGGCGCAGGGTAGACCTGTTTTACAACAAATTTCCCTTTGCCAATCTGCACAGCCTGTTGGTCATCGAGACCGAGCAGCATCACCCGCAATATCTGCAAAAATCAGAGTTTGATTATCTCTGGCAACTGACCCAACAACTGGAGCAGACCTTGTCTGGGGTCGGTTTTTCTTACAACGCTTACGGCGCTTATTCATCGGTCAATCATCTGCATTTTCAGATGTTTATTGCTAAACAAGAGCTGCCCCTAACAAGCCGCAAGTGGCAACACAACGGCGGTGCCACCCCTTATCCAAGCCACTGCTTTCGTTTTGATGATCCCGCAGAGGCGTGGCAGTCCCTTCAGAATCTGCACCAACAACAACAGAGCTATAACTTTGTCTGCTTAGCCAATGGCTTTTACCTGCTGCCGCGCCGCCTGCAAGGCAGCTACCAACATCAAAATTGGACGGCTGGGTTTGCTTGGGCTGAAATGAGCGGTGCCTTTATCACATTTGATAAACAGCGCTTTGAGCAACTCACAACCACCGACATTGAAGAAGAATTTAAAAAACTACGTCTGCCAATAAGCATGTGAGTCACCTTAGTCCGGCAACCAAGCACGGTTTCAGGCCTGAAAACAGCCTAATCCGCCCCTTAAGCGCAATAAGCTTGCTTTTCAGTGCTGAAAAAGTCTAATATAAGCAAATTCTTATAAACCCTAAGTCTCTTGGAGAAGATTATTATGACCATTGATCGCATTGTTTTAGCCGTTGCCGGTACCGTTGTTTTGGCCAGCTCAGCCCTGTCTCACTACCACGACGTTAACTGGTTGTTCCTGACCGCCTTTGTCGGTTTCAACTTGCTGCAATCAGCCTTCACCGGTTTCTGCCCACTGGCCATGATTCTGAAAAAATTAAACATAGGCTCATAAGCCAACACACAAAAACCGGTCAGGATAGTGAATATCTTGACCGGTTTTTTTGTGCCTGCGTTACACCTCTAAGCTGTTACGCTGAATTTTCCAACAGTAATGAATGCGCTCATTACGGCTGAAATCTTTCGGAATCGTCGCTCGACTGATCTCCTCAAAATGCAAATTATCCAACACACCACACTCCAGCTTAAACTTGCGGTAGTTGGTGGAAAAAATCAACGTACCGTTGGGTTTTAACAACTGCGCCGCTCGCCCGATCAGCGCCACATGATCCCGTTGCACATCAAACGTCTGCTCCATGCGTTTTGAATTAGAAAAGGTCGGTGGATCCAAAAAGATCAAATCGTACTGCTGCACCGCTGCGGCGCGAGTTTGGTTAATCAACCACTGCACACAGTCCGCTTGCACACATTTATGCCCATCCTCCTCGGTAAATCCGTTTAACTCCAAATTACGCTGCGCCCACTCCAGATAGGTATTGGACATATCCACCGTGGTGGTCTCAACCGCACCGCCCACCGCCGCGTGTACCGTCACACTGCCGGTGTAAGAAAACAGGTTCAAAACGGTTTTCCCCCTAGCCAACCCCTGCACCATTTCACGGGTCAGGCGGTGATCCAGAAACAAACCCGTATCCAGATAGTCATGGAAGTTAACCCAAAAACGACACGCCCCCTCAGCAACCTCGATAAACTGCTCGCGGTTGTTCTGCTTTTCGTACTGCGCCAAGCCCTTTTGCCGCTGACGGGTTTTAAAGATCAACTGCTGCGGCGGCAGTTCAAACAACAACTGCAACACCGACAACGCCTCATCACGGCGCTGCTGCGCTTTTTGCGCATCAACGCTTTTCGGCGGCGCGTACTCTTGGCAATGCACCCAAAGCTGCTTGCTCTGATAAAGATCAATCGCCAAGGCGTATTCCGGCAGATCGGCATCGTAAAGACGATAACAACTGACGCTGTTTTTCTTCGCCCAGCGTTTGAGGTTTTTCACATTTTTACGCAGCCGATTGAGCAACATCTGCGCTCCCGAGCTCAAGTTGCCCTCGGTGACGGCCATCGGTACGGCAGCTTGCTCTTCAACAGCCTGAGCCACCGGCTCAACCATCAAAGGCGCGTACTGCACCAACTTACACGGCAGCGCGCCGTTGTAAAAATCGCCACTGCTCTCAACGGGGCGGCGCAAGCGATACAGCAGCTCGGGACTGCCGGTGAAGAAACTCACTTGCCATGCCGGAAAGACCGTTTTCAGCACCTTACCCAACTGACCGTAGAGTTTCGCCACCCCCTCTTCGCTGCCCAGACGCTCACCGTAGGGCGGGTTAATGATCAGCAAACCCGGTTCTACGTCCGGCAATGGACGCGATTGATCCAATTCGCGGCGCTCAAACACAATCTGATCTTGCAAGCCGATGCGCTGCACGTTCTCACGAGCACTGGCAAGGGTGCGACCGTCTCGATCAAAACCGTAAATGGGTGGAATATGTTTAATTCCGGCTTCGCGGCGCTGCAAGGCTTCCTCGCGCAGTTCTTGCCAAAGAGCCTCATCGTGCTGCAACCAGCCCTTAAAACCAAAGTAGCTGCGCAACAGACCAGGAGCAATGTCCGCCGACATCATCGCCGCTTCAATAGGCAAAGTTCCCGAACCGCACATGGGGTCGATCAAACCCGCGTGTTTATTAAACTTCTCCGGCCAACCCGCTTGACGCAGCAGACCAGCAGCCAAATTCTCTTTCAGCGGCGCTTTGGCACCCGAGGCGCGATAGCCCCGGCGATGCAGGCTCTCTCCGGCAATGTCCAAACTCAAACGGGCTTTGTCGCGAAACACATAAACGTTAATACGAATATCGGGGCGCTCTCGATCCACCGAAGGACGCACATCAAAACGATCCCGAAACTGATCCACGATAGCGTCTTTAACTTTCAAGGCACCGTACAAGGTGTGAGTAATGGCGGAATTGCTGCTGTTGAACTGCACCGCCAAAGTGCCGGTCTCGCTCATGTGCTCCGCCCAATCGGTCTGCTGAATGCCGTCGTACAGCGCTTCGGGCGATGCGGCTTTGAACTGCGCCAGCGGCAGCAAGACGCGGTTGCCAAGCCGTGACCAGAGGCAAACTCGATAAGCGGTTTTCAGATCCGCACTGAAGTTAACCCCCGCTTGCCCAAGCTTGACCTCTTTGCCGCCCAGCTCTCGCACCTCATCGGCCAACAACGACTCAAGCCCTTTGGGGGTGGTAATAAAATAATTCCGTTCACTCTTCAACGTCTCTTCCTCTTAAAACAGCATCAATTTAGTATCGACTTTTAGCCGCGCAGCTTACGCCAAAGGGATTCTTTGATCCAATCCAGCCACGTTATTATTTGGCAAATAAACGAATGAAACGGTTAGAATGAGGCAAACGCGCGTACAGCGCACCACCCAAAGGAGTGAGTAAATGGATCTGCTCAACGCCCTGCTCTTGATTGTCGCCGCCAACGCCGCGCCGGTGGTTGCCCGCCTGCTGCTCGGACGGCGTTTTGAATCCCCAGTGGACGGTGGACAGCTCTGGTTTGATCAGCGCCCACTGTTTGGCAGCGCCAAAACCCTGCGGGGTCTGTTGGCCTCGCTGCTGGTCACGACACTGCTGGCGTTGCTGCTCGGTTACGGCGCTCTATTGGGGTTTATTGTTGGTGTTGCCACCATGTGTGGCGATCTGCTGACCAGCTTTGTCAAACGCCGTTTTGACCTCGCGGCGCACCATCAACTTTATGGTTTTGACCAATTTTTTGAGACCCTGCTGCCTCTGTTGGTTTTACAGCAACCCCTTGATCTCAGTGGCCGACATCTGTTACTGATCTATCTCGCCTTCACTCTGCTTAACGTGCTGCTCACCTACGCTTTACACCGTTCTGTTTGGCGCAAAAACCGTCAAGCAGAGCGCAGATGATGCAAGGTGATCTCCGCCGGACAATTGAGGCGCACATCCACCACCGAGACCCCCGACCCCGCTGAGGTGTAACCCTGCATCCCCTGATACGACCACGCGCCGTTGCACATGCGTCGTGGCGCATCGGCGTTGCACATCAGCGCAATGCCACCGGGCAAGCAAATTTGCCCACCGTGGGTGTGACCACACAACATCAGATCAAAATCTGCGTAAGCGGCATGACGATAGACCTCCGGCGAGTGCGCCAATAAAATACTCGCTTGGCGATGATCCCAACCCTCCGAGGCTTTGTGCAGATTGTCGGCGCGGTAGTAGTGTGGATCATCCACCCCCGCCAGATGCAGCACTTCACCCTCACGCTCCAAGGTCACCGATTCGTTCAGCAGCAGACGCATATCCAACGCCTCCAGCTCCGGCACCATTTTAATGCTGTCGTGGTTGCCCAAAATGGCGTAGGTGGGGGCGTGAATAAAAGGCCGCACCTCCGCCATCCCCGCAATGGCGTGATCGTAACGACCAAAGGTTTTAGCGCGAAAATCACCGGTCAATACACACACATCGTACCTCTCTTCAATGCGGTCTAAGGCCTCAATCAGCGCGGCAGGAATATCCGCTGCCATATCCAGATGCAGATCACTGATCTGCAACAGGGTGTAACCCTCAAAGGCCTT
This region of Gammaproteobacteria bacterium genomic DNA includes:
- the rlmKL gene encoding bifunctional 23S rRNA (guanine(2069)-N(7))-methyltransferase RlmK/23S rRNA (guanine(2445)-N(2))-methyltransferase RlmL: MKSERNYFITTPKGLESLLADEVRELGGKEVKLGQAGVNFSADLKTAYRVCLWSRLGNRVLLPLAQFKAASPEALYDGIQQTDWAEHMSETGTLAVQFNSSNSAITHTLYGALKVKDAIVDQFRDRFDVRPSVDRERPDIRINVYVFRDKARLSLDIAGESLHRRGYRASGAKAPLKENLAAGLLRQAGWPEKFNKHAGLIDPMCGSGTLPIEAAMMSADIAPGLLRSYFGFKGWLQHDEALWQELREEALQRREAGIKHIPPIYGFDRDGRTLASARENVQRIGLQDQIVFERRELDQSRPLPDVEPGLLIINPPYGERLGSEEGVAKLYGQLGKVLKTVFPAWQVSFFTGSPELLYRLRRPVESSGDFYNGALPCKLVQYAPLMVEPVAQAVEEQAAVPMAVTEGNLSSGAQMLLNRLRKNVKNLKRWAKKNSVSCYRLYDADLPEYALAIDLYQSKQLWVHCQEYAPPKSVDAQKAQQRRDEALSVLQLLFELPPQQLIFKTRQRQKGLAQYEKQNNREQFIEVAEGACRFWVNFHDYLDTGLFLDHRLTREMVQGLARGKTVLNLFSYTGSVTVHAAVGGAVETTTVDMSNTYLEWAQRNLELNGFTEEDGHKCVQADCVQWLINQTRAAAVQQYDLIFLDPPTFSNSKRMEQTFDVQRDHVALIGRAAQLLKPNGTLIFSTNYRKFKLECGVLDNLHFEEISRATIPKDFSRNERIHYCWKIQRNSLEV
- a CDS encoding CDP-archaeol synthase codes for the protein MDLLNALLLIVAANAAPVVARLLLGRRFESPVDGGQLWFDQRPLFGSAKTLRGLLASLLVTTLLALLLGYGALLGFIVGVATMCGDLLTSFVKRRFDLAAHHQLYGFDQFFETLLPLLVLQQPLDLSGRHLLLIYLAFTLLNVLLTYALHRSVWRKNRQAERR
- a CDS encoding metallophosphoesterase, translating into MGKVVALQPKKGTDVAENEQNNDPLQQLQQRLGRVHFQQRLGIEIEHEAQVFGQGRTLFHIENWYSIHALIRTTLRLALLHRRGKRNARAIRIKHNTVVIPHLPKAFEGYTLLQISDLHLDMAADIPAALIEALDRIEERYDVCVLTGDFRAKTFGRYDHAIAGMAEVRPFIHAPTYAILGNHDSIKMVPELEALDMRLLLNESVTLEREGEVLHLAGVDDPHYYRADNLHKASEGWDHRQASILLAHSPEVYRHAAYADFDLMLCGHTHGGQICLPGGIALMCNADAPRRMCNGAWSYQGMQGYTSAGSGVSVVDVRLNCPAEITLHHLRSA
- a CDS encoding HAMP domain-containing sensor histidine kinase, whose amino-acid sequence is MDFPEINIDVSQVLATSTHDIKHSLGILLNQITSLSNNNQEINPDTQSQLKHLEYEIKRIDNNVVKSLTLYKLNQKQYLLDIQQHSVRDCFEELAAEYQQLMQSKNITIEIQCDDDLLWYFDRNLIMGSLSTLLNNAYRYSKDKIVLHAERDTSTLSLYIKDNGSGYPTEILVNPNKPTQKESGFSSHNTGLGIYFTTKIAKLHRLNDRQGHISISNQGIDNGGQFGIHLP
- a CDS encoding DUF2892 domain-containing protein; this encodes MTIDRIVLAVAGTVVLASSALSHYHDVNWLFLTAFVGFNLLQSAFTGFCPLAMILKKLNIGS
- a CDS encoding tetratricopeptide repeat protein: MAKIHYQQQKYQQAYDLFTGLIKENRFYVEAIEWLANCQIALDQTLEAQQTLEKVTALAPKNIQRQKKLAKICQENQDEAGTISALKACVRHGKHSFFRSSQEYTQLAEIYFGRKQQNKAMLLLKEARKIFKTDAKQLLNTLLLEAELQRQEKHVLDAKRLLNNMLRMIKKTDTYFEQQTLLGIATLCYHLKEKKYGLETLKKVIENNHDNRQVLETINELLESLSEHPSKPIILEHSQHISQRNDEGVALFESGKLLQAQTYFLSLSEQIPFNRSITINTVRIMILGMKNNLVSRDVMKKTQQLLARLNTIAPNEPQLPILQNALNNL